Part of the Granulicella cerasi genome is shown below.
TCAGGAAAAACCAGGGTCCAAGCTTCTTCGCATCCGCCATCATCTCGGCGGTGAGCTGATTGCCCGCAGCGCGGAAGTTCTCCTGCGCGGTGTAGTTGTGCGCCGTGCAGATCGTCATCGTCTGCTCGGGGACGTACATACTGACCGCGAGATCAGCCGCCGCGGGAATCTCGAACTCTACGGGATCGCTCACCATCAGCGCGCCTGCGGGGATGACGACCGTCTCGCGTCCGCCAAACTTCACGACCTGCGACGATCCCGGCTTGATCACGCCATTGCCGGCGCTCATTGCCACCGAGACGCCGTTGATCGTCAGCGGCGAGGTGCCGAACTCATTCGTCAACACGATGCGCGTGCCACGGCCGCCCAGCGAGAGATGGACGAAGTTGCGAATCGTCATCTCCTTGAAGGTGTCTGATTTGCTCGGACTCGCGACAGGCGCGGCGGTCCAGCTTGCCACCCAACGTCCCTCCGACTTCTTTTCGGCGTGAAGCATCGACGCGGGCAAGGTCAATGAAACGGCAAGCAAAGCGATCAACGAGCGGCGCACAGCAATCTCCTGAAACGATATTGCTCGCATTCTACTCAGCGCGCTTGAACGCCGTGCAAACAGAAACGCCCTCGCCGCAGCGAGAGCGTCTCAAAACTTCGGGCCAGACTAGCGAAGTTCTTTATCGAGCTTCACGAGTTGCTCGCCGTCAAGCTCATGGCGAATCTGCACGAGGATGTGCGCATTCAGCTTTTCGAGGTCCGCACGCGCCTGCGCCACGCGGTCAATCGCCGCAAAAACCTTCGACTCATCCTGCAGGTCCGGCGTGCTCATCGAGCCTAGCTTCTGCTCTTCGCGCTGCAGGTTGTTGTAGGCCGAAACAAGCTGGCTGCGGTTCGCCGTGAAGATGTCGTCCATGCGCTTCTGCTGATCGGAGCGGATGTTCAGCGAGTGCGAAACTTTCTTGTCGTCCCACCAGCGCCCCGGCGGGCCAAGCATGGGGCCGGAGCGCATACCGCCGCCAGAGAACCCGCTGTTGCCGCCACCGAAGTTGCCGTTAGGCGACGAGTTGTTCATGCCGCCGGGTCCGCCGAGGCCACCATGCATCCCGCCGCCGGGGCCCTGGCCACCGCCACCGGGGCCGCGTTGCGCAAGCGACGTCGCGGCGCTCAGAGAGACGCACGCAGCCAGCGCGAGTTGTAGAAAGCGTCGATGCAAGGCAAGGTCCTTCAGGAACTACAAGGTACTACGGTTGTCGCGGAGATCTTTGGCTAATCTCTCACGAGGTTTTTGTGCGAAGCGCGCGTGCGTTCCGACTGCGGCTCCATCGCGTAGCTGGCGAGCGTCGCATCCTGCGAACCCAGCGCGCGGTCAATGTCCTGCAACATGCGGTTGTCGTTGTCGATCTGCTCGGAAGTTGCGGCCACCGGCGTCACGTTCGCCATGCCCGTGTGGCTGATCGCCGCCATCGTCTCCGGCTGAGCCACAGGAGCAGGCGTCATGCGATCACGCATCACCGGAATCGCCACGCCTACGGCCAACGCTGCGGTTGCAGCCATCGCCCAGCCAAAGCGGTGCGAGGTGCGCGGCCTGGCGAGGATCGCCGCGCTCGCAGGCATCGTCGCCGAGCGGCGCTCCGCCCACGCCAGCGACACATCGCGGAAGCTGGCAAACGGGGCCTCTGCTTCGCGCACGCGCGTCTGGCAGGCCTCACAGCCGGCCACATGCGCCGAGACTTCGGCAGAGGCGTCGCCGATCAGCAGATCATCGAGTTGTTCTTCAGAAAGGTGCATAGTGTTCTTCACTGCGCAGCTCCTACCTGGGCGCGAACGGACTTCAGCGCACGGTGCAGGTGCGTCTTCACGGTATTCACCGGCATTTCCAAGGTTGCCGCGATCTCCGCAAGGTCCATCTCTTCCACAAAGCGTAGTAGGAAGATTTTACGCTGGTTGGGCGAAAGATGCTCCAGCGCCGCCTGTACATGGGATGCCTGTTCACGCGCTAGAATGCGTGATTCCGGCGAAGATTCACCCGACGGAAGGAAGTTCGCCGCCTCCGTCACATCCACCGCCGAGGCCCGCGCCTGACGCCAGAAGCGGAACTTCTGCAGCCGCTGCTGGTCGCGCACCAGGTTCAGCGCAATCGACGTCAGCCAGGTGTTGATCGAGCAGTCACCGCGGAAGCTCTCGCGGCCGCGGTACGCCTTCAGGAAGGTGTCCTGCGTGATCGACTCGGCGAGGTCGGCGTCGCCGATGGAGAAGGTGACAAAACGCAAAATGCGCGGGCGGTACGTGCGGATCAGCGACTCGATATCATCGAGTTCGTTCGCCAACGGCACGGCTTCCGGCAGATCACTCATGGTGCTGGCATGGATGGCGAGCTGCATACTCAAAAGAGACGAGCCGCCCCGAGGAGTAAGGTTACACGTCCGGCAACTAATTTCGCCGGGAACACCTGCGTCAGCCAGCGTTTTTCACATCGAAACGCATCGTATAGCCAAATACTTAGGAGAATTCCCCTGTCCGACGCACACCAGACCGGCGCTCGATCCAACGACGAGCTGCACCCCGAACAGAAGAAGCAGCTTCGCGCCCTCGCCGATGGTGAGGCCCTCGACGAGAGCCCTGACGACGAGGACGCGCCCGACGCGCAGCAAACCCGCACCATTCGCGGACACATCGTCTTCTTCTTCGCGGTGCTGCTGTTCATCCTGCTGGCCTGGCGCCTGCGCCACGCGCTGGGAATCATCTACGTTTCGGCCCTCTTCGCCGTCGTGTTGATGCCGATGGTCGAGCCGATCACAAAGCTGCGCTTCGGCAAGTTCAGCCCCAACCGCACGGTCGGCGTAGCAGTGCTGTTTGTCGGCATCTTCGCGGCGTTGACGGCCTTCGTGCTCGTCGGCCTGCCGCCGGTGCTGCACGACATGCAGGGCTTCGCCTCTGAGGCGCCCGCGCGCATTCCGGAACTGGTGCAGCGTATGCACAAGCTCCCCTTTGCGAACCGCATCGGCATCGACCACATTGCGGCGCAGGCGGAAGGCGCTGCCGGCAACTTCGCGCACTACATTCTCTCCAGCGTGCCGGAGTGGCTCTCCGCGCTGATGGACCTCGTCGAAGCCCTGATTCTCTGCATTTACTTCATGCTTGAGGGCGAGTTCGCGTACTTCTACTTCCTCTCGCTGGTGCCGAAACGCAGCCGCGGACGTCTTGCCAAGACGCTGCTCACCGCCGAACAGCGCATGAGCAAGTGGCTGCTCGGCCAGGGCGCGCTGATGCTGATCCTCGGCGTCAGCTCGACGATCGTCTTCGCCGCGCTGCACGTGCGCTACTTCTTCCTGCTCGGCATGTTGATGGGGCTCTTCAACATCATTCCTGTCGTCGGCGGCATCATCACGATCGTGCTGGCAGCTGGCGTTGCAGCGCTGGACTCCTGGGCAAAGATGGGCGGCGTGTTGCTCTTCTACTTCATCTACATCCAGATCGAAAACGCCTATCTGACGCCGAAGATCATGCGCACGAGCGTCGACCTCATGGGTCTCGGCGTACTCGTCGCGTTGCTCTGTGGCACCACGCTCGCGGGCGTAGTCGGAGCCATGGTCGCGGTGCCGACCGCGGCGCTGGTCGTCGTGCTGATCGATGAATACCTGGTACAGAAAGACGCCGGAGCCGATCTAGCGCAGAAGATCGCGCAGTCCAGCCGTTCTTAGCGCTTCGCCAAACCCAGCCGCTCGATCACATGCGCGACCGTCGTCGTGGGATCGAGCGATGCTGTCTCCAGCACTTCATGCGCGATCGCCCGATAATGCGGCGCGCGGCGATAGAAGCGGGCCTCCGCCTCGTCCTTGTTCGCCAGCACCGGACGCACCGCTGTACCAGCCTGTAACGACTGCGCGATGCAGCGTTCGTACAACTCGGTGAACGGCGCTTCCAGCACGACGACGCGCGTAGCCTCGTCGGCCGCAAGTGCGTTGCGGTTTGCGGCGATCTCCGGAGCTCCGCCGCCGAGTGCGATCACCGTTTGCTCGCGCTCGAGCAAATCACCGAGCGCTGCCGACTCTACCTCGCGAAAGTAAGCTTCGCCGCGCGTGGCGAATGTCTGCGAGATCGTCTCGCCGGTACGCGCTTCAATGGCGTGGTCGAGATCCGCAAACGCCCAGCCCAGTTCCGCGGCCAGCAGAGCGCCGACCGTCGATTTCCCCGAGCCCATAAAGCCCGCCAACACGATGCGTTTTACGTCTTTCACAGGACTTTCAGTGTACGGCAGCCGGGCTCACGCGTTCAGGCTGCGATGCACAGCCCGCGCCAGGTCCTCTTTGCGGAACGGCTTCGTCAGCAGGCTGGGGTTCTCTTCCACAGCCGCATTATTCTGCAGCGCGTTGCGCGTGTAGCCGGACATATACAACACACGCAGGCCAGGCTGCATACGTTGTGCTTCGACGACCAGGTCCGCACCGCTGCGCCCGTTCGGCAACACGACATCGGTGAAGAGCAGGTCCACGGGCGCGTGCTGCGACAACACCTCCAGCGCCGTCTGCGCGTCCGACGCCACCAGTGCGCGATAGCCGAGCATGGTCAGCAACCGCTGCACGAGCCGACGGATCGTTGCATCGTCCTCCACGAGCAAGATCGTCTCTCCGCTCGCCGAGCGCGGCATTACGCCCGTGAGCATGGGCATTGGCTCTACCGGCCGCGCTTCGCCCTGCTGACGCGGCAGCAGCAGTTTCACCGTCGAGCCTTTGCCCACCTCCGAGGTGATCCGCAAATGCCCGCCAGACTGCCGGGCGAAGCCGTAGACCATCGACAGCCCTAAGCCCGTTCCCTTGCCCACGGGCTTGGTGGTGAAGAACGGCTCCAGCACGTGGTCGAGCACCTCGCGCGCCATGCCTACGCCGGAGTCCATCACGGCAATCTGCACATAGTCGCCCGCGACAGCTTCTGGGTGCGCTGCAAGATCGGCGGCCGTGAGCGTCACGTTGCGCGCCTCAATGCCCAGCACACCGCCAGATGGCATCGCGTCGCGCGCGTTCACGGCGAGGTTCAGCAGCGCGTTCTCCAGCTGCGACGCGTCCACCGACACCGGCCATAGCTTGGGCGGCAAGGTGCACTGCACCTGAATGGTTTCGCCTAGAGAACGACGGAAAAGCCCCGTCATGTCCGTGACCATGTGCGCCATATCCACCGACCGAGGCTCCAGCGGCTGCTGCCGCGAGAACGCCAGCAAACGTCGCGTGAGGCTGGCTCCGCGACGCACCGAGGCGAGCGCTTCATACGCCATCGAACGCACTTCGGTGTTCAGCTCAGGCTGCTCCACGATCATCTCGAGGTTGCCCAGCACGATCGTCAGCAGATTGTTGAAGTCATGCGCGATGCCGCCCGTCAGCTGGCCGAT
Proteins encoded:
- a CDS encoding hybrid sensor histidine kinase/response regulator, with the translated sequence MTPPSFSAHKQSEAGFESLRFCADTVPIAAMLVDDSAHVLYANLFAEEMFRYGDRELEGVPLASLSGGRPGAHHPWLAAKHLGTLRSRSANDDLQLTALRRTGERFPMELGLARTPSGESHCFLLTLVDLSARKAIESSLVNLTLELGERTTALEERTAELQQEAERRNEVEAELERTREEFRYLFQRNPLPMYLYSPSDLRMLEVNDAALQLYGYARNEFLAMTLRSIHPGDEQPRLSEVVGDANGAEFYTLRNWRQCNKRGRVFEVDTFSRGMGTGPGALRLVAVVDVTSRNAVEKQLRQAQKMEAIGQLTGGIAHDFNNLLTIVLGNLEMIVEQPELNTEVRSMAYEALASVRRGASLTRRLLAFSRQQPLEPRSVDMAHMVTDMTGLFRRSLGETIQVQCTLPPKLWPVSVDASQLENALLNLAVNARDAMPSGGVLGIEARNVTLTAADLAAHPEAVAGDYVQIAVMDSGVGMAREVLDHVLEPFFTTKPVGKGTGLGLSMVYGFARQSGGHLRITSEVGKGSTVKLLLPRQQGEARPVEPMPMLTGVMPRSASGETILLVEDDATIRRLVQRLLTMLGYRALVASDAQTALEVLSQHAPVDLLFTDVVLPNGRSGADLVVEAQRMQPGLRVLYMSGYTRNALQNNAAVEENPSLLTKPFRKEDLARAVHRSLNA
- a CDS encoding RNA polymerase sigma factor, which encodes MQLAIHASTMSDLPEAVPLANELDDIESLIRTYRPRILRFVTFSIGDADLAESITQDTFLKAYRGRESFRGDCSINTWLTSIALNLVRDQQRLQKFRFWRQARASAVDVTEAANFLPSGESSPESRILAREQASHVQAALEHLSPNQRKIFLLRFVEEMDLAEIAATLEMPVNTVKTHLHRALKSVRAQVGAAQ
- a CDS encoding shikimate kinase, whose amino-acid sequence is MKDVKRIVLAGFMGSGKSTVGALLAAELGWAFADLDHAIEARTGETISQTFATRGEAYFREVESAALGDLLEREQTVIALGGGAPEIAANRNALAADEATRVVVLEAPFTELYERCIAQSLQAGTAVRPVLANKDEAEARFYRRAPHYRAIAHEVLETASLDPTTTVAHVIERLGLAKR
- a CDS encoding AI-2E family transporter; this encodes MDGELHTQKRRAAPRSKVTRPATNFAGNTCVSQRFSHRNASYSQILRRIPLSDAHQTGARSNDELHPEQKKQLRALADGEALDESPDDEDAPDAQQTRTIRGHIVFFFAVLLFILLAWRLRHALGIIYVSALFAVVLMPMVEPITKLRFGKFSPNRTVGVAVLFVGIFAALTAFVLVGLPPVLHDMQGFASEAPARIPELVQRMHKLPFANRIGIDHIAAQAEGAAGNFAHYILSSVPEWLSALMDLVEALILCIYFMLEGEFAYFYFLSLVPKRSRGRLAKTLLTAEQRMSKWLLGQGALMLILGVSSTIVFAALHVRYFFLLGMLMGLFNIIPVVGGIITIVLAAGVAALDSWAKMGGVLLFYFIYIQIENAYLTPKIMRTSVDLMGLGVLVALLCGTTLAGVVGAMVAVPTAALVVVLIDEYLVQKDAGADLAQKIAQSSRS